One part of the Girardinichthys multiradiatus isolate DD_20200921_A chromosome 10, DD_fGirMul_XY1, whole genome shotgun sequence genome encodes these proteins:
- the LOC124875613 gene encoding ankyrin repeat domain-containing protein 61-like isoform X1, which yields MCEEQSKGKVNKIYSNGFYSAVMDEDIRGIEGMVQKNGANCQIEIQDAASGGLFWKCQAIVPLHLAASYRRARSMQSLLSAGADAEIKDQLGRTSLHLVIINWPIIPTTGPKPYSEFWTTMTSAGRKGEACLRLLCEHGVNVNAQVRSFYTTLNVKNTIKFILKYNFVNADYFVITRWMKKPADGSSCISALQSAD from the exons ATGTGTGAGGAGCAAAGCAAAGGCAAGGTTAACAAGATTTACAGTAATGGATTTTACAGTGCGGTGATGGATGAAGATATAAGAGGAATAGAAGGCATGGTACAGAAGAATGGGGCCAACTGTCAGATTGAGATACAAGATGCTGCATCTGGTGGACTGTTCTGGAAG TGCCAAGCCATCGTTCCCCTTCATCTGGCTGCTTCTTACAGAAGAGCACGCAGCATGCAGAGTTTGCTGTCAGCAGGAGCTGATGCTGAAATCAA GGACCAGCTGGGTCGGACTTCGCTACACTTGGTCATAATTAACTGGCCGATCATCCCGACAACCGGGCCAAAACCTTACTCCGAGTTCTGGACCACGATGACAAGCGCAGGCAGGAAGGGCGAAGCCTGTTTACGGCTCCTCTGTGAGCACGGTGTTAACGTCAACGCTCAGGTAAGGAGCTTTTACAcaacattaaatgttaaaaatacaatcaaatttattctaaaatataattttgtaaatgcagattattttgttattaCTAGATGGATGAAAAAGCCAGCAGACGGCTCTTCATGTATCAGTGCGTTACAGAGCGCTGACTAG
- the LOC124875613 gene encoding ankyrin repeat domain-containing protein 61-like isoform X2, translating to MCEEQSKGKVNKIYSNGFYSAVMDEDIRGIEGMVQKNGANCQIEIQDAASGGLFWKCQAIVPLHLAASYRRARSMQSLLSAGADAEIKDQLGRTSLHLVIINWPIIPTTGPKPYSEFWTTMTSAGRKGEACLRLLCEHGVNVNAQMDEKASRRLFMYQCVTER from the exons ATGTGTGAGGAGCAAAGCAAAGGCAAGGTTAACAAGATTTACAGTAATGGATTTTACAGTGCGGTGATGGATGAAGATATAAGAGGAATAGAAGGCATGGTACAGAAGAATGGGGCCAACTGTCAGATTGAGATACAAGATGCTGCATCTGGTGGACTGTTCTGGAAG TGCCAAGCCATCGTTCCCCTTCATCTGGCTGCTTCTTACAGAAGAGCACGCAGCATGCAGAGTTTGCTGTCAGCAGGAGCTGATGCTGAAATCAA GGACCAGCTGGGTCGGACTTCGCTACACTTGGTCATAATTAACTGGCCGATCATCCCGACAACCGGGCCAAAACCTTACTCCGAGTTCTGGACCACGATGACAAGCGCAGGCAGGAAGGGCGAAGCCTGTTTACGGCTCCTCTGTGAGCACGGTGTTAACGTCAACGCTCAG ATGGATGAAAAAGCCAGCAGACGGCTCTTCATGTATCAGTGCGTTACAGAGCGCTGA